A stretch of Methanococcus voltae PS DNA encodes these proteins:
- a CDS encoding cell wall-binding repeat-containing protein: MTKDSKSSGLKYIITILTILSVLVGVSSVSATEVLLVSDNYADCLTAGTLQEVLNDTVIVTTPWGEYVNETWDAIVAEDPETVYIIGGPVAIPTDYDDNLEENNITYARLNGSNRYETNQEIINRFIERFREANITNITIAYGDDVNGNCTGWGFVILTNGTNLSIDNDTVDYLNITNDTNITIIETPFFNGSTIVQRLNNRGFSVSTQAMPDWVLQKKVQNTRQLLIRKMQRLTVYGQNMSADPTYQALENKLAEVDESIANENYVQAYAFEIELENMISQYKFTNKKNFKYTGYSTVNSNSSNYTNPGVGYGKTKVKVNNPNKPVK; this comes from the coding sequence ATGACAAAAGATTCAAAATCAAGTGGTTTAAAATACATAATTACAATACTAACTATCCTTTCGGTATTGGTTGGTGTATCCTCAGTTTCTGCAACCGAAGTATTACTTGTAAGTGACAATTACGCTGATTGTTTAACTGCAGGCACTTTGCAGGAAGTTTTAAACGATACTGTAATCGTTACAACGCCTTGGGGCGAATATGTAAACGAAACTTGGGACGCAATAGTTGCAGAAGACCCAGAGACTGTTTATATAATTGGTGGACCTGTAGCAATTCCTACAGATTATGATGATAATTTAGAAGAAAATAACATAACATATGCAAGATTAAATGGTTCAAATAGGTATGAAACCAACCAGGAAATAATTAACAGATTTATAGAAAGATTCAGAGAAGCAAACATTACAAATATCACCATAGCATACGGTGACGATGTAAATGGGAATTGTACAGGTTGGGGCTTTGTAATACTTACAAATGGAACTAACTTATCAATTGATAATGATACAGTAGATTATTTAAATATTACAAATGATACAAACATTACAATTATTGAAACACCATTTTTCAATGGTTCCACAATTGTACAAAGACTTAATAACCGTGGATTTAGTGTAAGCACTCAAGCAATGCCAGATTGGGTTTTACAAAAGAAAGTTCAAAATACAAGACAGTTATTAATTAGAAAAATGCAAAGATTAACTGTTTATGGTCAAAATATGTCTGCTGACCCTACATACCAAGCATTAGAAAATAAATTAGCAGAAGTAGATGAAAGTATCGCAAATGAGAATTATGTACAAGCATATGCTTTTGAAATCGAACTTGAAAATATGATTTCACAATACAAATTCACAAATAAAAAAAACTTTAAATACACAGGATATTCGACTGTAAATAGCAATTCAAGTAACTACACTAACCCGGGTGTTGGTTATGGGAAGACTAAAGTAAAAGTCAATAATCCAAATAAACCAGTTAAATAA